GCCGGGGTCACGCGCCGCTCGCAGAGCTGCTACCCCCAGTGCCGGACCCCACGGGAGGGACCGCGGAGCCGCGAGGGGACCCCGGGGACCCcggcccagggctggggggggcttcTCCCGGCGCTGGCAAGAAGCCGTGTGCCCCAACGTGAGCCTGGGGCTGGCGAGGGGACGCTGTGCCCAGGCGCGTGTCGGAGCGGGGTGCAGGCCCCGCGGGCCCTGTGCCACCCTCGCCCGGTTTGTTGGGGAGATAAACAAGCCTTTGCCCCCCGGGCCGTGACGCCAGCGCTGGGCTGAGCTCTTCCCGCTGATCCGGGCTCAAGCGCCGccggccgcgccccgccgggctgTCGCTGTGACCCATCGGTGACAAACCCCGCTGCTCCCGAGGGACGGGACAGCCCTGCCCGGCGCAGGGACGCACAGCGCTGCCTCCCCTTAGCTCTGCCccgagcccccagccctgcccgcgggTCTGGGGGCTCAGCCCCGTCCCCCGTCCCGGTGCCCCGCgcaagggcagagctgggaaagCCCTGGTGCATGGGAGCtgcggggcagggcagggtggggtgctggcagcctccccgccgcccccttcttcccttccctcccccggGGCCAACGCCGTGATTCAGCCTCTCGGTTTCAGTCCTCGCAGCCAACTTCCACGGGCAGCCGGAACGCTCCGGCGCAGCAGGGAGGAGCGAGGGCCGCGGCCGCCCGACGCCCCGTGCCCAGGGCAGGCGTGGGCTTGTCAGCAGCAACGGCGGCCCCTGAAACGGGCCCCAAAACGCCCTGACACCGGCGGGAGGGGGGTCGTCCCCCCCTGCCACCCTGAACCAGCATCGGGGGCACAGGCTGCACCCTCTGGACCAGCAGCAGGACAATGCACCCCCCAGGGAGCAGTGTCAGGGTGATGCACCCCCCCAAAACCACCAGCAGCTGATGCACATCGCACCCCAACACCCGTATCAGGGTGAGGCATGCTGCCCCCAGCCACAAGGCGGGGACACACCCCCCAGTGTGGTCGTGGCCCCCaagcctccccagccccacaagccccctcagcccccctgCAGGGTCTCCCCCACTTTATGGGGGCATCCAGCCCCCCAGCCCATCCTCCCGCTCCCACCCGAGCGGCCGGCTCCTGCAGAacaccccagccccagggagccccaagGTGGAGGCAGCTGTGAAAAGACCGGTCCGGATTTTATTAAAAGTTCAGCAccagtaaatataaaaaaaaaaaaaagcgactGTGCAAGTCGGGAAGTATTAAATTAACGGAGCTTAAGGCTACAGAGGGCTGGTGTGGGGAAAATTCAAGGCACACGCAGGGCACAGGCGACGCAGCCTCACCAGGCTGCAGCCACGCAGCGGCACGGGGACACCAGCACACCCCGAGCCCCGCGGTAGCCCCGGGCACCCCGAAGGGACCCTGGACTctgggggctggcggggggccgGAGGCACCAGAGCAGGAGCCCCGAGGAGCCCCAGGAGGGGCAGCACCATGCATTGCTCCCGGAGCAGGGGCAGCCCCCCAAAACCCTCGAGACAACATGGGGGTCAATCCTGGCGCACGGTCCACAGGTCCTGGGAGGAGCGGAGGGACACCGGGGACAGGGATGGCCCGGGGGGGGgctcctgggcaggcaggggggtTCGGCGGTGCCGGTGCTCCACCGAGGGGAATCGGGCTGCGCTCAGGGCAGCAGACGTCCCAATGGCCAAGGCAGCCCTGCCGCTGGGCACCAGGCAGGATCAGCCCTTCCCTGCGAGCCCGTTTCTGCGCGGCGGCTGGCAGGAGCTCGAAGCCCGACGTCCCCGGGATGACGTCACAGGGCCACCGCCGGCCAGCTCTGTCAGGGCCGGGCACCCCTTCGCCTGGCTCATCGCAGGGTCTCTGCAAAATAGGGGGGACTCGGTGGCACCGGGGCGCAGGTgccagcctccccccaccccgcagcacGGGCCCCAGCCCCGCATCAGGAACCTTGGTCAGCTTTGTCCCCCTTGGTCTTGGGCTCCTGCCACCACTCTGCGAAGAAGCCCTCCTCGTAGTCGCCTTCGCCCTCGAACTCGCCATCAGAGGGCAGgtcccgcgccgccggcccctcGCCGCCGTCCACCTCCATCTGCAGCGCGGgacgggcaggaggaggcagcggggccCCGTCCGCAGCCTCTTCTCCAGGGCTGGTTCAAGGGTCGGACCCCCCCGCCCGAGGAAGGGCCCTGCCCTGGGGtacccacagcacccacccgcaccacccagcacccccaaaaGCGCCCGGCTGCACCCACGCCGGGGCCATCGTCTACCTCATCGTCAGCCTGCAGGTACTGCCGGGCGAAGTCCAGCATCTTCTTCTGGGCCGCCGTCCGGTTGTGGTAGCGCACGGCTTCCTGGGCacggggagggagcggggcctGCGTCAGCCCCCCCGCTGCCGGCAGAGCCACGGGACCGGGGGGCTGGGGGTCCTCACCGGCCGGGGCTCGAAGTCCTCGTCCTGCAGGCGCCAGCGCTCGCGGTGGAAGCGGTAGTAGACCAGGTTCTGCTGCATCACGGCGTCGCCCGGGTCGAAGAGCATGTAGCTGGAGACGCTGCGCACCGCGTCCCGCACGTCGTTCACTGCCGGGAGCAGCAGCGCCGGGTGATGGGGGGTGACACCCccgcagcaccccggggtgccccgTGGCCACAGTCCCCCGCTCCCGCCGGCACTCACGCTTGTAGTAGGCAAACTGCAGGTAGTGGTACATGGTGGCCACGAACTTCTCCACGAAGTAGCCGCCCACGTTGGGGGTGAGCTCCGTCTCGCAGTCCACCTTGCACTGCAGCACGCTCACAAAGTGGTCTGGGGGGAGGCATCAGGCGCTGTGACCcatcgccccccccccacccccagcctgctggcCCCCGGCCCCCTGCCCGGTCACCTGCGATGGCGGGGTAGAAGTCCTTGAACTCCTGCAGCTCGTAGGCGCCCTCGCAGCCGGCCAGGCAGTCCTCGTAGGCCTTGTAGTACTCAGCCAGCGCCTGCTCCATGTCGGCCGCGCTGCTCCGGAAGTCCCCGTTGTTGTACAGCTTCACCGACCGCACGAATATCGGCTGCCGGGGACCAAGCGGGTGCCGCTCACCTCCCCGCCGGGCGCCGCAGCCCGCCAgcagcacccccctgccctgctccccccccccagcacggGCCCCACTGAGATGCTttttggggggcaggaggggagcgaCCAGGGCTCAGCGAGGGACAGCCGCTTCCCTCGGGGTTCGGCAGGACCAGGCGCACCCGAGCCCTGGGGAGCCCCTCTTGCACCCcagccccgtcccctccccacCTCATAGGGCTGAGCCTCCAGGTCGACCAGGTATTCATCCACGTCCAGCATCGTCCGGTAATAGTTCAGGTACTTCAAGGTCATCTCGTGCTTGGGGTTCTTCTGCAGGAAGGTGTGGGCAGCGGACACCGCCTTCTCGATCTTATTTGACTGGGGAGGGAGACAGAGCCGGTGCAGCAGCCCGCTGCGGGGGCAGACGGGGCGGCGCTGCGGCCGCGGGGGGCTCAGCACCCGCAgagcccggggctgcggggcagaGGCCGGTCCTGGGGGGGGCACAGCACCAGCCCCGAGCCCAACCATCCACCCGCAGCGATGGACAGACAGGATCTGGGACCATGGACAAATCCAGCCACAGCAACACCCCCCCTGTGCCCGTGGTGGGCGCGGGGACAGCTCGGTCCCTCGTGGACCCCCACATCCAGCCCGGAGCCGTCCCCGCGGGGTGGGTTGGGCCCACGCACCCGCTCTCCTCGGGCACCGGCGCCAGCCCCGGCTCCCCAGCTGCATGAGCTCTCAGGTTGCAACTTCAGGGGAGCGAGACTGGGGGGGTTGAACGAACTGTCCATGAAATGGGTTTTGGCCAGAGCAAGCAGGAGGAAAAGTCATGAAGGATGCGGCCAGGCCGTCCCTCGGCACCGCCAGCGGAGCGGGGCAGCGGCGCTAAGTGCTAAAGCAGGATCCACCAGCAGCTCGGGACCCCGACCAGCACCGGCGCCTGGGGAGGGAGCGTCCCCGGCCAGAGCAGGGTCCCCCCGGGGCAATCGACGCCTTCGAAACCTCCCTCCACGTCTGCACCTGGAGCCGAGCGAGCGCGTCCCCGGACGGAGCATCCAGACACGTGTCCCGCACCAATTGGCGGCACCGGACCCGCCAGCTCGGGCCCCtcggccggggcagccccggtgtccccctccccaggtgaCGCACTGCCCGGCCACCGGGACCTTGGGGGACCAGGGCAACTCaaggcggggtggggggacacaaCCACAGGGGCCCCCAGTCCCGGGGGCGCCCCTCACGTCCTGCCTGATGCATCCCAGATGACGGTGACGTGCCACGGCGCAGGGGCAGGATggaggagccgggggggggggtgccaGATGGGAAGGGGGGTGCAGGACGGGAAAGCACGTGGCAGCCGGGTGCAGGATAGAGGGGAGCTGGGTTCagggggggcagagagggggggGGCAGGCTGGCGGTGTAGGATGGGGGCACAGGGTGGGGATGCAGGGTGGGGGGATGAAGGATGGGGGTGTTGAAGAGGAGGTACAGGATGAGGGGTGCAAGAtgaggggtgcaggatggggggtgcaggatgggggggGTGAAGGATGGGGGTGTCCCAGAGGCGGTACAGGACGAGGGGTGCAGGATGAGACACAGGCTGGGGGTGCCCCCGCTGGGGGGGCCGAGTGGAGGGGCGCAGGTAGAGGAGGAGGCGCAGGTTGGAGCGGGGCAGGACGGGGGTACAGGACGCCCCCCACTCCCTCtccgcccgcctccccccccgccccgagccacGTTGCGCGGCATTTGCGCGCCCGCCGCCTCACCTTGAAGAGCGCGTAGTGCAGGTACTGGTAGGGCAGGCGGCGCTGGAAGTCGCGCAGCGTTTGCGCGGGGGGGTAGCGCAGCTGGAAGACGGGCAGGTCGCGCTTGCAGGCGCGCAGGCAGCCGGCGCGGCGCAGCAGCCGCCcgaagagctgcagctcccgctCCCACTCCCACGCCGCGGGGTCCCCCTCCGCGGGGGGCTCCTCCGCGGGGTCCCCCTCCGCGGGCGCGGCGCAGCGGCGGTGGCAGTGCGCTTCGCTGTCGCGCAGCAGGCGGTGGAGGCGCAGACTGGCCTCCAGCTCCCGGGCGCTCTCCGCCCACTGCGCGCCCGCGTACTGCGCCAGCGCCCGCGCGTAGGCGCGTTGCAGCGGCTCCAGCGCGGCCGCGGGGAATCCGCGCACGCTGTACTCCTCGTACTGCGCCGCGCACAGCCCCGCCGCCAGCACCGCCAGCGCCAGCGCCGCGCCGCCcatccccgccgccgccgcgcactgCTCCGCGCAGCGCCGCGCTCCCCTCCGCGcaggggggcgggcggcggggaaggggcggTGCGCGGCGGGCGCGCAGGGTCTTAGTGCGGGTCTGCGCGGCGGGCGCAGCGCTCGGGGGGGCGGGTGGGAGGGGGTGCGCGGTGCTGCGCGCTGCGGGGAGTcaccccgagccccccccgcGCTCTCAGGATGCGCCCCGGGCCCGGGGGTGCGCTCGGGGATGCGCGTTGCAGAGCgaggggtgctgggtgccacCCTGGGGTGCGCTGGGTGCCACCCTGTGCTGTCCCGGGCAGCCGGATggacccccccagcccggccAGACCCCCCCAGCCCGGCTGGAACCACAACCAGGCcagacccccccagcccagctggacCCCCCCAGCCTGGCTGGACGCCCCCAGCCCGGCCGtgcctggagctgctggctggtGCCAAGCCGGTGGCCACAGGCCCCACGCCGTGCCAGATCCCAGAGCTGCGTCGTGCCAGGCCTCGGCTCGGCCGCGCTGGCCCCAGCCCAAGGCCGAGGCTCTGCTGCCGGCTGGACGGTGGCCCTGGGGGTGTCACAGCGCGGGGCAGGAGCCAGGACGCTGCTGAGGTTGTTAGtgcccagcacctccctgcaaacccgcggccggggccgccgtCGCCCCTAAGGAAGCGCTCGCTTGCCCCAGAGTCAGGCCCTGACCCCACTGTGCCATGGGGAGACCCCCGAGTCCCCCCGAGTGGTGCTGAGGTCGCTCAGCCCCAGCGCGGTGCATTGGGGAGCTGCAGAGCACCCTGAGTCCGGGCTCAGGGACCTGCTGGTGCTTTGCTTGAGCTTTTGCTCTCAGCAGCAAGTGCTGCGCCTCGGAGGAGTTTGGGGTTGGTTGGGGGTCACGTTTCCCACCCGGGACTTGCCCAGGGCTCTCACCGGGGTGCCCGGGTTTGGGGGCGCGGGGATGTGCGGGCAGCACGTACGTGTGCATTTGATGCTGCTCCAAGCTGGAAAAGACTGCCAGAGGGGTAGTTTCACATTTTTAATCATCGTCATTCAGTGAAAGATGTTATTAAAACACTGAATTCTTTGCTTTTGCTCCACTGAACCGCTGCGGCCCGAGCAGCAGCACCCCGGAGCGACGGCACGGGAGGAGGCTGCGGGGGAGCACCGGCAGCGCTAGGACCCGGCGCGAGCGGGGCTGGGATGGGACCTCCAGCTACATAAACTGGCTTCCAAATAGCTCTCTTCAGCTTTTTCCTTCGCAGAAGGAactgcccagaaaaaaaaaaaaaaaaaaaaaaaagagagagaaaaaaaaaaagaaaccttcttGACGTGGAGCTTTGCCTCTGTGACTTTTCCCGCCCAGCCCCGATGCCGCCGGCTGGGGGGACTTGCCCCGGCGATGCCGTGGGGTGACCGGTGGTGGGAGCGTGGCTGGGGGGGGGCCGAGGCGCCAGGCCCGGGGTACACGTGTACAGAAATTCCAGCTaggccggggctgggcaggcgGCTGCCGCGCTGGCCCCACCTCTCCGCCTTCCCCCACCGAGCCTTTCCGCCGGCTGCAGCCTCCAGCGCCATGTCCCCCGGCAGCCTcgtcctcctcctcagcatcctgGGGGCCCCCGGCCTGGGCGACCCCGGCCCCCTGGAAGACGTGGTGATAGACAGATACTATGTCCCCAAAATCTGCCTGCGGGAAGTCCAGATGGGGGATTTCATTCGCTACCACTACAATGGGACCTTTAAAGATGGCAAAAAGTTTGACTCCAGGTATAGCCCTCGGCTCTTTACCGAATGCATGTGGCCCTGGCCAGCCCTGCGCTGCGGAGGGGCTCCCTGCATGCCTTCCCCCCCCGGCCTGCCTGCGTGTCGCCCCGCCGCACCCCCGAGGGCCAGCAGGCAGCCAGgcgaggagcaggcagctgcctgctcggGCCAGCCCCCAGGCCCCGCAGCCTGGACCCCACGGAGGGCGTTTGGCGGGTGCTGGGGGTGAGGACGGGGAGCCTGGGGGGCCCTGCACACGTGTCAGCCCTGGGGCCCCAGCGTGGCCCTGAGCAAACCGCCGAGCGCAGCCCCCCTGCCTcgggctgcctgcccctgcctgcccctgcctgccccgttTCCAGCCCCTGCCCGTGCACCCGTGCTGCTGCCTGGGGTTTGGCAGCAGCCCCCCACCCTCCGGGGAGCCCCCGGTGCCCTGCGGGTGCCCGCGCTGCCCACACGCCCTCAACCCCGGGGTGCTGCGGGGTGCGGGGAAGCCCATCCCAGGCAcgggcaggatttggccctaaGTGAGACATTTTACACTCAGAACATGTACTTGCGTGTGCTGCACCGGCAGGGAAAACACTTAAAGCACTTTGAAACGTGGCAGCGGCAAAACCCGTTCATTACCTAAGAGGCTTCACTCTGGCTGGTCTTAGCGCTCCTCGGCCCGTGCACCAATCCTGCTCCGCTCCCGCTGGCTGTAAACCAGCGTTTATGTTGGTGCAGTCCCTGATTTGCACCACCGCGAGCAGGGGGAGGATCAGGGACCCGGTGAAAGGGCAGAAACAAACTGAGCagtgctggggctcagccccagccccacgtAGGAACAAAAACTTTCCAGAGGGGCATTTTTC
This genomic stretch from Strix aluco isolate bStrAlu1 chromosome 24, bStrAlu1.hap1, whole genome shotgun sequence harbors:
- the P3H4 gene encoding endoplasmic reticulum protein SC65, translated to MGGAALALAVLAAGLCAAQYEEYSVRGFPAAALEPLQRAYARALAQYAGAQWAESARELEASLRLHRLLRDSEAHCHRRCAAPAEGDPAEEPPAEGDPAAWEWERELQLFGRLLRRAGCLRACKRDLPVFQLRYPPAQTLRDFQRRLPYQYLHYALFKSNKIEKAVSAAHTFLQKNPKHEMTLKYLNYYRTMLDVDEYLVDLEAQPYEPIFVRSVKLYNNGDFRSSAADMEQALAEYYKAYEDCLAGCEGAYELQEFKDFYPAIADHFVSVLQCKVDCETELTPNVGGYFVEKFVATMYHYLQFAYYKLNDVRDAVRSVSSYMLFDPGDAVMQQNLVYYRFHRERWRLQDEDFEPRPEAVRYHNRTAAQKKMLDFARQYLQADDEMEVDGGEGPAARDLPSDGEFEGEGDYEEGFFAEWWQEPKTKGDKADQETLR